The window TACCACATTCTCTGTGAGGCCCTCCTTGGTacctccctcttccctctctcaCTTATAATTACCAtcattctaaaataattttagcatctctcccccacccccacatcttCCAAACACACAATTAAACTGTGAGTGCTTTCAAGGCAGATCTCTGACCCTATTCATATAGTTCAAGATCCATGAACTTGGTAGTTCTTAATAAATTTTTGACAGAGAAATGAACCATAGAAAATGAACCGTAAAAGctatcagaaaaatgcaaatctaatTCCCAGGTGAAGAGATGCAGAGGTCCTCCAAACTGCTCAAACTTGCTTTAAACGCATAGACCCTAAAGCCGGACGCCCCAAACAACCTGAGTGATTAGCCACTTGGGAAGGATTTCCTGGATACAGACGGATGACATCACCCCGATGACACTGACCAGCCCAGAAACACATCACTGGAGATGCCCACACTGTTCACCACACAAAAGGTCCCCCTCCTAGTCCCACTGTTACAGAATCACTACCCTGCGAGGTGGCAGGACTAGCTGCTGGAATGCCAGTCTGGCCAGGCAAACCCAGATTATTCAagtgaacaaacaaatgtcagTTACACTCGTCTCCTTTGCCCAAAAGGAATATATGGCCCTAAATTTACCCAGTCAAAGACATGATTCATTGGCCCATATGGTACTAGATAACAGATTGGCATTTGATTACATTTTAGCCACACAAGGGGACAATGCCCAATCAGTGGAACTACTGGCTACATGCAGGTTAAAATACTAGACTCATCTCCAAGATCCAACAACAGCTAAAGAAtgatattcatgtttttcatttattactAAATTATTCAGCAAATTCACTAGCCCCTAAATCTTCTGATTTGTTTTCTTGGTTATCCTTAGATAAATGGACAAGTTGGCTTAGAAAGGGTTGCAAGGGACTATGCTTCATTATAATGGGACTctgtggtttttaattttaatccccTGCTGCACTCGTCTTCTGGGTCACTTCATTCCCTAACCCTTACAAGTATCCTCCATCGTACAGGTCTCCTTTACAGATATCTATGATCACACTCAGAGATCCACCAGATACTCACACTAGGACTGGAAGGTTAAAGCATCGCAGGGCCAACTGAACTAACCATGTTTTCTAGCTTCCGTAAATTGATGCTTCAACGTCTGCAGGTGCTCCCAGGTGACCAAGCTCCACCTATACATCGTTACTCCTAAGTAATTCAGACCTCAGTCTGCTTACAAGTAAACAACCTCAGACTTGTGGGGttgccactttcaaatatagCCGACCAATCCCACATCAGCATACGCCTGCCTCACCCTCAGACGATTCCCACGGGAAACCACAATAGAGGTCCGTCCTCAGCTCCGCTCCGGCTCTCTCTGCCTTGTGACCGTACCTCTGTTTCCCTTGGGCAGCCCTCCATGGCCTGCTGGGTCCTCCCCAGGGGACTGTGTGTATGAAAAATCTTCAAACCTCTTccagttctctctttctctctcgaTCTGCATCTGGCCTTACTATAACTTACACAAGGTAATAGGAACAAAACAACATTGTTCAATAAAGTAgcctacttttttaaaataaagatttcatactttaaaaatatggtttAGCCCTAGGCACCATAGAGATTTTGTGGttattgtttatttctctttttttaaactatatttttctaattctttgttTCTGGTACATAGGAACACAATtgctttttgtatattgatcttgtatccagcAACCTTCCTGGGTTCTCTAATTAGATCAGTTTGTGGAGTCTCTTGGATTGTCTATAATGAATATCATTTTATCTAAGATGGCTTCTTTCCCTCCAAttcttataaaattatatttttttcttttcttattttattggcTGGGCTCTCCAGTTCAATTGTTACTGGAAGTAGTGACAGGTAACATCTTTAATTTATCCCTGCCGTTAAAGAGAATTTCTATTACTTCTCCAATAATGTGATGTTTGCTGTAAGTTGTTGGTAGATACTCTCTGAGCTGTGAGTTGTCTTCCATTCCTGTTTGCTATGAGTCATTATCATGAATGGGTCTTGATTTTATAAGATGCTTTTTCTGCTTCCATTGAGATGACTGAGTGGTTTTATTCCTTTACTTTGTTAACATACTgcactatatttttaaaagtttttgaaatctaaacctgcattcctgggataaaactAATATGGTCATGAGGTATTTTCTTATATACCGGTGAAATTGTTTGGCCAATATTTTACTTAGGACTTTTTCATCCATGTTTACAAGTGAAACTGGCATActattttcttgtttatattGTCTCTGTCTGGCTTTAATGTCAAGATTATAAAATCAAGCTTTATAAATGAGTGTGgggacttttcttctttttttgctctGGAGCAATTATATAAAATTGGGTTTATCTGTTCCTTGAATGTTTGGATAGAATTCATTTGTACAACCACCTGAATCTGggatgattttttattttgttttggtaatgggtaaATTTTTAATTACCAATTCAATTTTGTTAATAGTTATTGGTCTTTTAAGGTTCCTCACTTAATCATGGGCCACTTTTATTTAGTTGTCTTCTTCTAAGAAATTGCATAATTCATCAATATTCTCAGATTTACGGGCATAACATTAATAGGTTTCACTTATGATTTCCAACATCTCTACTTATCCATGGCCCTTTTATCAAACTATCTCTGCCTGTTTTATTTCACCTTCTTTCTTTCGTCTTCCTTAATCTTGCTGGGGATtgccaattttattcattttattttctttaaagaaatgtattTAGTTCtagtctattttcttttctaagtAATACATTTCTGTTCTTgttctgaatattttctactttccatttttatttctcccaTAACACCATGATTACCTAGAAGTGATTTTAACTTTCCATAGGATGGAGATGGTTTAGTTATGCTTTTATTATTGTTTCCAACTTAATTGCAGCGTGGCCAATGTCTCTATATTGATTGTTTTGTATGTGCTTGAAAAGACTGTGCATTCTTTGTCTATTTAACAAAGTTTGCTCAAGTTGTGTTAAAATAGCTCATTGTCAAAagaaaatgggaatgttctcatattgattgtggtggtaaatgcataactatgtgattatacccgGAGTCAATGATTGAgcacacttaggatggattgtatggtgtgtaaaacttaaaaaaaaattagctcacTATGACTGGATTTGTCAATCCacccttttaattttttcaaattttgccttatttttttcAAGCCATGTGTTTTGGGGGTGCTAAAACTTTAcgacttttacattttttaatgaattggtTTTTTATTCCTATGAAATGATCATCTTTATCCCTAATAAAGCCAATGTAGACTGATGTATTGTGCTCTCACCACTTTGATGATAATATTCCAAAGACTTCTGACTTCTGTTGTGGTAGTGGAAAGTCTGCTTCAGTTTAACTGCTATTTCTTTGTAGGAAATATatctttcctttgtatttttaaactctttGTCTTTAGTGTCCCAATATGTTCTgatttgtgaatttatttttgtttttccaagtaGGCATATATTGTGCTGCCTAAAGCTGATAATTGCTTAAAGCTGACAAATTTCAGCCATTACATATTTTAATACTggcttttcttatattttctcttatttgtcTTTCTGGAACTCCAGTTAAACCTGTTTGCTCTTCTTATTTGAATCTATATGTCTTTCACCCactctttcagaattttcatctctctctATATTGAATTCCACATAATTTGCTTGGCTCTATCTTCCTGTTTAATAATTCCTCTTCAGCTGAGTATAATCTACTGTTTACCATGTTCATCGaatattttattgttgagttttaaatttctgtgactatatttttcatttctagacactctatttggttctttttaaaataagccaGTTATTTTCTGTGTGCCTTGCTTTCACATGGTTCCAATCCTTCTGTCTTCAATCCTATTAAAGATAGTTACTTTTTAGGTTTTTCTATTACCTAAAATACTTGGGGTTCTTATTTTGCTAAATTGTCAATTGACTTTCATTGTGGATTTTTTCCACAcatgttttgtaattttggaTTATAAACTCATCTTGGATTTAGATATCAGAATCCTGAAAAACATGAGTTAAGGGTGTCTTACTCCaaaattattttgtgtgtgcatCTGTACGTTGTTTCAAAGACCAGGGCCAATGACTGTGTTAACTGTTCAGTTTTTCAACAAGGACCACATGAACAGGGTAAAGTCAAAATTCTAACTCATGTAAGATGCAAGTCAGTGCTTATGAATCATTGGGCTAAACTATTTCCCTATCCAGAGTCCAAGCAGTGACAGACAAGCTTCCTGTGCAAATGAGTGGATATTTTTCTAGTCCACCCTTCTTCAGTGCCAACTCTCTGCCTTGTGTGGCCTCAAAGCCTTGTTTCTTGTCCTTAGAGGTCCTTAATACTCAAGGCTCTGCATAAACAACATCAAACCCACAGCAACTACAGCATCAGTTCATAAGCTTTATCTCTTGCTCTCAGTTCCCTCTACATACCTGGCACCTGGAAACTTCTATTTCCTTGAAAGCTGAATTACGGATTTAAAAGAATATTAGTCTTTTATTGTCCATTATTTTTAGGTGATATATTGGAAAGGTTTTCACATTAGTTCATCAAATTGTCAGAATAAGAAGTCCCAACCTGTGTTTTTACCctacatttaatggaaatataaataaaacttatAAACTGGTTGATTGAAAGATACTGGAAAATGTCAAAGAAGTATTGGTTTCTTGATCCAAGTAGGGGTGCTCTGTAATATCTGCcagaaaagaatagaagaaatggTATGGTATTTAGACTTCTGGTTTAATAATAAATTCATATTGTTCCAGTTATAATGTATTTTGTGAAGACAAAGGATATAATTTTTGCATAAAAAATCTTAGatgtcattatatatatatatatatatatatttttatattatatattatgtgtatatgtgtCCACAAATTCATAATTATATTCAGTTCACCAACACAGtcccaaaaaagatatatattatcTTTATGTAGCATACATGACATGTAGCAACCCCTATATGTCTCCGGAATTATTCTGAGGTTTACTAGACATATTGTCTTAATGATTTAATTGGTTCACATATTAAAAAGCAAAGTAAACGTAGTGAATATAAATACTCTATAATTAAGTATATACTATGAAAATATATCACGTTAGAGCATCATTACCCTACCATTAGTGTGAAGAAAGCACGCTTTTCTAAATTCACTAAATTGGTAGAATTTCTTCTGAGTACGGATCTCTGTAGACAGTAGCACTGGGTTGCTTCCTGAAGGCTCTTCCACATCCAGAATATCCATAGGTTTTTATTTCCAGATGCGCTGTGGCTCTCTGATGGAAACTTTTTCTCTCACTTTATCTATACTGTTTCTCTCTAGTGTGAATTCTAGAATGTCTAATGAGATTTGCCTTCTGGGAAAATGTTTTCCCACAGTCAgagcattcatagggtttctttcCCATATGAGTTCTCTGGTGAATAATAAGGCAGGAGTTCTGGGAGAAAGATTTTCCGCAGTCACGGCACcgatagggtttctctcctgtgtgagtcCTCTGATGTAGAATGAGGTGTGACTTCTGAaaaaaggctttcccacattcactgcatcCATATGGCTTCTCTCCTGTGTGGATTCTATAATGTATAATGAGGCACGACTTTCGGgagaaagctttcccacattctcTGCATCCATAGGGCTTCTCTCCTGTATGAGATCTATGATGCTCAATGAGATGTGACTTGTGGGAGAAGGTTCTTTCACATTCTGAACACGTATAAGGCTTATCTGTGGCAAGAATTGTCTCATGTACAGAGAGGCCTGTCTTCTGGGAGAACATGTTACCGCAATTTCTATTTCACTGGGTTTCTTTTCTATGTGATTTCCCTGATGTTTACTGAGGGCAACTTTTTCCCTGAAGCCATTCCCATATTCCCTGGATCCAAAGGCTTTCTCACCTTTGTGGACTCCGTAATGGAAAATGAGTTCTGACCTGTGGggaaaggctttcccacatttagtacattcacggAGTTTCTCACCACTGTCACCTCCTTGATTTGTATTGAGAGTTCAGTCACAGGTGGAAGATGTTATACGCAGGCTACACTCACAGGGATGCACTCCAGAATGTGCATTTTCAAGCTTAGAATAGAGAAATAACTTCCCATGTTCATTAAACTCAAATTTCTTTCTTGCAAGGTAGGTGTCAGAGCTAAGTGAGTCTGCATGACATTTTGAACTTTTCCCATATGAGTCACACTGATAGACTGACGGTCTTGAAGAAACAAGATTTGTGTTCTGACAGAATGTTTTTCCACATGCTTTACATTCATGGTGCCCCTCTTTGGTCAATGATTTCTTATCTAGGAATGAAATGTGTTGGTGTCGCTGTTGTCTAACTACTTGGTTAACAACTTGCCAAATTTCttctaggaaaaagaaataatagtacAAATATGTTAATCTTTCCAGTATCATATCATAGAATTAGATTGCTTCAGAAATGTTTGGAGGAAGGAGGTTAACTTTTGGTTTCAAACC of the Choloepus didactylus isolate mChoDid1 chromosome 21, mChoDid1.pri, whole genome shotgun sequence genome contains:
- the LOC119517952 gene encoding zinc finger protein 300-like, with the translated sequence MFSQKTGLSVHETILATDKPYTCSECERTFSHKSHLIEHHRSHTGEKPYGCRECGKAFSRKSCLIIHYRIHTGEKPYGCSECGKAFFQKSHLILHQRTHTGEKPYRCRDCGKSFSQNSCLIIHQRTHMGKKPYECSDCGKTFSQKANLIRHSRIHTREKQYR
- the LOC119517186 gene encoding LOW QUALITY PROTEIN: zinc finger protein 568 (The sequence of the model RefSeq protein was modified relative to this genomic sequence to represent the inferred CDS: deleted 1 base in 1 codon); amino-acid sequence: MGTVLFQGSVSFKDMAVGFTRKEWQQLDPAQRTLYRDVMLEKYGHLLSVGCEVTKPAVISRLEQGEAPWMQEEDVLRWSCAEEIWQVVNQVVRQQRHQHISFLDKKSLTKEGHHECKACGKTFCQNTNLVSSRPSVYQCDSYGKSSKCHADSLSSDTYLARKKFEFNEHGKLFLYSKLENAHSGVHPCECSLRITSSTCD